From the genome of Paralichthys olivaceus isolate ysfri-2021 chromosome 4, ASM2471397v2, whole genome shotgun sequence:
TTAGTCAGAGGAACACAGGAAACATTACCTGGAAAATGTAATCTCCAGGTTTGATGTCAGTTATGTCGATCCACTGGCAGTCGATATCGTGCCTGTAGGTGTCCCAGCAGCCCACAGTGATGCCCTGCTCGCCAAAGTTAGCACATTCGTACCTCTTTTCAATCCCTGCAAagagacatttcaaaataaaagacggCATTGAAGAATTAAAACTGCAATCATTTCTAAAGATGACAGTAATTTGGGGGATTTTGACCAATTGCAAGCAGCACAATATGCTGcaaatttaataatgaaatatttcatttatatattataatcaCAATCAATACAGTTGTTATGGTGAAAATGGCAGCAAAGAGCTCATTTATTCACCCTGCAGACTATGTGCTTAGGGGCAGCTGATGAATATGAAAGCAATATTTACTCTCCTTTTACCTCtgctttggtctccaccaacttcTATCAAAGTTATCTGACTCTTTAGCAGTTGTACGTAGAGGGACCTTTAGCTACTAGTTACTAACCGTGCCTGACATATGGTGCAGAGCAGGTAGAGCTCAGTTCATCAGTTTGTTTTCGAGGAAAATAGCTAAAAAGCTTGATGTGAGCAAACAGATAAGCTTTGGGccagaaaaaccaaaacaaagagctgaaagatgctaaaaaaAAAGCTCCTTAGGTCTGAGTGGAACAGCAGACCACAGTGATAATTATCTGTTGGATAACGATTACAAGTtaagaaatgaataaaataaagaaatgtgttgaTGCAGCTTTAAAAGCCCATTTTTGTGGCTAGGTGTTTGTGCCACATTTCCCCAGGAATCAGTGGTGACCCTCACCTTCATCACACTCCGAGTCCTCCAGGCAAAAACTTGCTTTGTGTCCTTCAGCCACTTTGGTTCCATTGAGGCTGAACAGGTCGTAGAGTGTAAACACCTCCATGCTGTGATAATGCCTACAAACACGGGAAGACAGAGTTTATCAAGAACTTGTTATTGACTGCAGCTCTAATCTCTGCTGAGAGGCACCTGTGACGCACAACACTTCTTTAAATGGTCTGTTCTCTCTAGTTCTGCCTGTCAGAGGTGCCAGAGGTTTGACGTGTGAAACCTGGAAGCTGTGTGAAGCTGAGAGCAATCAACGGTTCCTGCAGCCAACACAGGAACCACAAAAATGTGGGCCTGGCTGTGTTTGCAGCGGCATTAGCTTGAACACGACACGGTCAATTACAGGGCAGCAGAATGTATGGAGGGGAAAACTGCTCCAGAAACACGTCATAATGTAGACACAGCCCTCTCTCTTATTTTCCTACCTATTTTTCCTAATTCTTGTATTATCAACCAATATTGTTCAAAAACCAGTCTCTTGATGATCAAGTTCAAACTCAGTgatttatatgaaataaaaaaaactgctgtgtgtgacagcagggcttttcttttctgtgctgcCAATATTACACAGTCTGAATGTCTTTAACAAACCCCCTTCTTTAAACGCTCTATGTCTCTTGGtggttttacttcctgtctttgtctccctctcttgtgATTGTCTGCGCTGCCCTGACGTGTTTCATCTGTGTCCTATTATCCTATCCAATCCTATTAGTGTGTAAAAGCTCGCTTCAGATGGAACGCAAGAGCTTGTGGTCACAATGAGGGAagttgtgtgtttggttttcaaGTGGTTATGAGAACGCCGCTGCTTGGGTACATATATCTAAAGAACTTTTGTTCTCTAGAAGCCAATTTAGAAACCTGGAAGTCAGGTGAAGTAATGGTGAAAAGGTTAGACTATCAAGATtatcaacattttcctcagacAAATAATAAAATTGTGAAGAAAAATTTGACAAAACAGAAGCTGCCATAGCTTCGAAGATTTCTGAAACTGTCGGCATACAGCGTTCATCCCTCCCAGTAATCTTCTGCTCAGCTTCCCAGTGTTACCATGAGTTTACTGACGCTTCTGTTCTCATGTGTTCCTCTTAAGTGTTTCTTAAGTTGTATTCACTGTTTCTGGTAAATGAAGAAAGACTGTGCTGCTGTGGGGTTATCATATCAGAAATCTCCCTGTACTCTGCGACACCGACCTGTGACAGTCGTGCCACACCCAGGAGTTTCTGTTGGCTTTGGGCCTGAAGTCCGACTGGCCGTTATTGTGGATCTGGGAGGAGAAGCGCAGCAGGCGGCGGTAGGAGTTGGCCGGGGCCGTGCTGGAGACGGAGGCCAGGCAGTTCTCCTCATACGCGCACTGAAGCATGAACATGGGCCTGTCCTCCATGTAGGTGGTCTGCTCCACCACCTGAGGGTTCAACACCAGGTCAGGAGCCGCTGCGGAACAGaagatcaaatgaaaaatataccacacagagaaaaacacagttagAAAAACAGGGAAATGGCTTTTATTGGCCACCAAAAAAGCTCTGTCACTTGAGCAGTTTCTGCTCGTGATTCAGGAGGGATTTTTCAgcaatgcaaatgtttttctttctaagATAGAATTTCTCCAATGGCAGAAATAATTGAATATGTTCGTGTGAATGTTAAGCTACTGTTATTGAATGTTGAAGGCTCAAATCAGAGTATAAttaaaagtggaaaaataatttaacagGTCTTCGTTCAGTCATTTGTTACCATACAGCGTTGAGGATCTTACATGGGGCCAGAGACAATCTCTCCCATGACTTCTCAGCACAACCATTCACCTACATTAGGTTCTACAGGTCTGAAACCACTTTTCTATTTCACATGAACACATAACACAACATCCAGAAGGAGTTTGCAAGTCTTACTTTCAGAACAGGAGACTCCGGCAGCATTGCGTCCCCCTCCTTTCGGGCAGCTGAGGTGGGGTCCGTGGTGCAGGCACTGGGACAGAGACATCTCGGTGCCGGAGCAGCGAACGCCACTCATCGCCACAGCGTCTGCACTCACCTCCCCCGGCCAATACCACGTCTCCTGTTGGAGAAAGCAGGACCCTCAGTTCATCACTGACATGTCATCCCTGATATAATGCACTCTGAATGATCCCAGTCTGTAAACAATGTAGAGGAGAATCAGATTGATATTCTCACTGATAATACTCCTCACAGCGAGAATGTACGGTTATCTTTAATATCATAACTTGGATATAACTATGATCCACTTCAGATATGATAAAGATCCTTCAGTGATCAGAGCTAATCAAGATATTAGTTATAATTTGAAGTGATGGAGGATTTTACTCAACAGTAGGCCTGCAGTGAAACCTTGTTTAAGCACCATCACCAAAAACATTCTTCTTATAACTATACTATATAACAATACTTTTTCTGGcaacaactttatttgttttacataaaTGGTAATTCCAATAACTAAAATACTCCTttatgagtaaaataaaatttttaaattgtattgtcACTAGAATGAACTTTCTggtaacaaaagaaaatgtttttacaatgcAAACAGGCCTTTTGGTTGTcttttatatcatatatcatataaCTGGATGGCATATTATTAAAGCATTAACTCTGACATTCTTTATGAACTACTTGGTAGTTTCACCAGGAAAAAGACATCATATTAGTTTACATATGGGCCGATCATAGATGAGAATTAATGAAGATCTGTTCAGCAACTAACTAAATCTTAATCCTCCATAAATGTGTAGAATGTTTCACTGTGGAGATGTCAAGATAacattttgctctgttttgATGAGAGAATATAAATGTTGAACCATTAAATGTTGCGAGGGAAGGCCATTCTCCACAGTGACCACTAGATGGAGCTCCTTATCCTTCTAAGAGACTTGTGACTTAAGTAATGGTGTAATGATGACGTTCATCAAACACAGTATTACACAAATAAGACTTTTTATTTGCATGCGTGACTATAAAGAATGTAATGACCTGGCATATATACTCTTTATACATAATGAGGAGAGCGGCTGTGCAACTTGGTGATGTTATGAGCTGCCACATAAAGAAATGAGCCTCAACTATCTTTATACAATGTCCACTCACAAAGCTCTTCACTCCACAGCTCTGTAAACATCAGCCTCTTGGCACTGAGCCCCCCATCAGCCACTTTTACTGTTATCAAGGTGCAGTTTAAACTCAGTTGAGACACCGACTTCCTCCTTGTTAAGACGAGAGGGGCTCTTCATCTTCGGCAGCGGTAAACAGTCATCAGCTTTTAATAACAGAGAGCTGTTTGTTGCTCTTAGCAACCAcatacacagagaaacacaggacagtgagtctgtgtgaaAGTATACGGCTgagtatttaattaattaattttctaaAGTCAATTAAagtaacattaacatttttcattGGAATTTTACCTTATTAGTTCTAATGTTCATGAAAAGTGTTTTCAAGCCTTAATTTAGTTACGTCTCATTTTAATATCTTGCCCTGTATTACCTAGAAAAAGATCATTGTTACAATAGGTGTGTCTGTGACAGTGCCACTAAGACTGATTCATGTTCATTAATATGTCATTTAAACATCtcaatttgtattgtttttcaaataattgCATGAACATGGATTGAACTCTTCTTTTCTGtcacagcttgtttttcagGGTTGAAAACATGCAGCTTCAAATGCACTGAAAACGTGAATGTTCACTCTCATTAAAATTCTTTGCCGTCTTCTTGCACCTAAATCAATGTTCCATTCATTACTTTCACAGGCAGGCGAGTAGAGAGTGGAAGGCTGTTGactgcagtgtttttaaaaaagagccTCACTTGACTCCTGGATGGAAACTCCTAAACTGCACAGGAAAGTGATGCAAACACCTGAGTGTGGCCACTTGGACAGCGAAAGGGAAAAAACCAGACATTTTGTGACACTGCCCTTCAACTCCCTGTAGACCTTTATCTACACCAAAGATCCAAGCTCACTGGCTGTGAACCAAAACAGACGACTAACTGATGCTGAGGCAGTTTGAAGtatgaaaggaaaaaaggaagtTGAGCTTGACCAAAGAAGGAgggcagaggaaaagagagaatatGAGAACAAACTGATGTAGATCAAATCAGGAGAAGCCTCTGAAATGAAAGACGGGATGTGGCAGGTTTATTTTTACACCACGTCCACTGCTCAGCCCTACACACTATGTTTAGGAACTTGGAGTTTGGGTTTTTCTTGGCTTGACTGGGGTCATTTGAGAGCGGCTGGCAGACAgtggagaccctgtggatgcaGAGTTAAGACAGAGAGCGGCTCTCTCACTCCGACTCCACACACTGGCAGATGGACGTCTACAGTCCAGACTGCACAGGAGCAAGTTTGacggtttctttttctttgtgctttTTACTTCTCCAATCCACAGCAGTCACCAAACTCACATCTGATGTCATTCGCAGTAACATATGAACCTTATACATTTATAAggaattttaataaaataaaattaatatcagagaataataaaatataaaataatgtgataAGGGGGTGACACAAGAGGGTGATATCCACCCAAACGGAGCAACATGACTCGTACCTGGAAAGCGTTGCTGGCGAAACCCAGGCCCAGCTGTCTGCACACCACCATGGCCTCCATGGTTCCCCAGCCTTCACTGCACACAGTCCCCCACACCAGAGAGCCGTTTCtctccaccatcacctccacacgGCCCTCATAGGGGTTACGACCTCCGCTCAGACGCAGCTGCAGCCATGAGAgatttggtgtatttgttagTCGAGTCCATGCAGGCTCAGTTGGAGTATACTCATGTTTGATGCAAACCAAGCTGAGACTGACCTGCTCCTGGAAGCCCATAGCAGGGATGTTACATCTGACGGCTGCATCCTCCTCGTGGCTGCAGCCCAGAGCCTCCTTGTTGAAGAAACACTCTGTGATGGATTTCTCAAACCCTGAGCACACCACCTCGTTCATGTGCACCGGGCCCAtgcctggaaaacacacacaaaataagcTGTTTTCAAGAGATGGTttgagtttctttctttctttctttctttctttgtttcccaTTGAAACTGAGAAGACAAAACAAGAGATACTGGATAAATGTATGTGTTGAGTCTGACAGCTCTGATATCAaatcaaaaatgtaatattaaatgaaaataaaacttaatttgaGGATATTTAGGAAAATGCTTTTATTCTTTGACAGTTACATGAGAGTACCGATCCCCCTTTCATGTCTGTAAGTAATGATGCATTCACAAGCTGCTAGGATGGTTTCGCTTCCACAGTTGGGAAGCAGTTCTTCCAACTTTGGTGTTTTCATGTGCttttggatttaaatgtggaaaCAACATGAACGCTATAAAGAAGTGTGTGATGTATGACTTTGTCCCAGTTCATTTCCTGAAACCACTGACTTCTTATCAACATTAGAGCTAATTAAAAACTCTTCCAACTAATCTCGGCCACTCtcatattacaaaataaatgttagcAAAATAATGATATGCAATATATGAATACGCACCATTAATGAATTTGCCATCAACAAAACTTGAAGCGATTATATTGCAGTTGAGATTTATTCTGTCACATTTTTCCGACACCACGAGTGCACTATAAAAATATAGCCTAGCAGCAAGTTACCTGAGATATATGCTAATATCTTTAGCTTTTTATTCTCCACACGTGCAGGACAGTGACATTAATGTTCTCATATATTTttcagcaagaaaacaaatcgGTGTATTCCCAGAATATAGAGTTACTATAAagtatcagatttttttttgtaatatttccaTCAGGCCTGTTTTTCTGCATGAGGATACAGAGAGCCACTGATGAGAAATCATGATGGAAAACGATTCCGGAGAAGGAACATTTTCCATGTCTCATATCACTGGAATGAGCAGCACCGTACAGCACGTCCCTGTTATGAAGAGCAAAACAACTTTTTACGTGGAAGCTCTGCTGACAGGTGAGCTCAGGCTTTCAAACACCGTATATCACAGGGGAATCTGCTGAGCGTGTCATTCAGAGAGAGGGTCAGTGGCACATTTTAGTTGGGGTGGGGGTCCCAGCTTCCAAACCCACTTTCCCTGCTGTAAAACTCTCTAGCAGTGATACAGCAAGGGATATAACCACACTGGTGCAGTCTGGGTTGTCGTCAGAGGAGACTATAAAGTGAGGCTGCTCAATTAGAAAAATAACTCGACAATAAAAGGAGTGTGTCTTATCGTAGGCTGTTTCCAAACCATCAGTAAGAACAAACTTTATCTTACGAACCAGTCAAACCATTTACTGTTCAGCAACATCTTATTCAGTCACACATAAACCACCAACATAAACTCTTGCTCAGTGCTCCCTTCCCCTAGTGTGTCGAGGCAGCTccactgctgccttttcaagcatgaggctcaatcagctaacagctctcacctgcgctgactgatcctcagtggtgcaggtgcaggtgctctcccagccccttcacctccacatacacatttcaaaataagataCATGCACATCTTAAACCTAGTCTGTAAAAACCCTCATTTGACTATTAAACGCctttgtttaaattaaattaaataaccatatattttatgttttgtttatgaAATGAAACTTGAATCAACGAAATGTACGAGGCCCAGCTCTGGCTGTCTCAATCATTCTAACTCCTACTACACCAGTGTCACACGTAGCCACAGTCTAAACATACAGACCACCACGTGGCCAAATGAGAATGCAGTTTTAATGTTGAATAAAAACTTCCCCCACGACCAATTCAATCCAAACAAGCCGTGCAGCATCCGAGCAGAATAATGTGCTAGAGGTTTATGTTTTCAGTACAAACATGTTTCTCCACAGGCTCTGTCCACAGCCCCGCTGAGCCTCGACTCTCTGTTCCCTCTTTCAGTGCACTGACCAAATTCAAAACGTAATTCACAGGAGTTTTCATACTTCCTCACAGAGAGATGTCTGAGTTGATATCAGCTCAGGGATGGATTCCCATCCTCACTGACCTGCACAAAGTAACTAATCCTGTTCACTGAGCTAAATCAGCTCGGTGAGTTCATCATCCCCTGCTCAGTGGCACaaagggctgatgggaggaggACAAGCTTAACGGAGAGAACTGCTGCATGAAATGCTTGGTTTGGCTACACAGTCCTAACCTTCCATCACGTGTCATGTATACAGTTTACATGGGAGCAGTGGCATGGGATTGTTTCATGTCCATGTTGTCCATTTTCACATCCAaataacatctgtcctgagggATCCGATCACACTTTGACAGCATTAAGTACGTGCATCAGCActaaaatgtgtcctgaatgtgtctcctgtgaccacttgtggtcggatctcacttcccccgctctatatgcaaataaaccgCTCTGTGAAGACCAAATACTattgtttttacccagtttaCAGATGCgtc
Proteins encoded in this window:
- the loxl2b gene encoding lysyl oxidase homolog 2b isoform X2, translating into MGPVHMNEVVCSGFEKSITECFFNKEALGCSHEEDAAVRCNIPAMGFQEQLRLSGGRNPYEGRVEVMVERNGSLVWGTVCSEGWGTMEAMVVCRQLGLGFASNAFQETWYWPGEVSADAVAMSGVRCSGTEMSLSQCLHHGPHLSCPKGGGRNAAGVSCSETAPDLVLNPQVVEQTTYMEDRPMFMLQCAYEENCLASVSSTAPANSYRRLLRFSSQIHNNGQSDFRPKANRNSWVWHDCHRHYHSMEVFTLYDLFSLNGTKVAEGHKASFCLEDSECDEGIEKRYECANFGEQGITVGCWDTYRHDIDCQWIDITDIKPGDYIFQIVINPNYEVPESDYSNNIMKCRCRYDGHRVWMYSCHNGGSLSTETEQTFPGLLNNQVTHR